In Mucilaginibacter sp. KACC 22063, the genomic stretch TCTGTTGTTATTAGGTAATTGTGTTACTACATTGCTGTTAAAAGAAACGTTTAAATTGAGCATCCATTTGAAATTAGATTTAGGCCCCAATACATTGATGTTCGTAGCAGCTTCCCAACCAGCATTTCGAAGGCTAACATAATTGCCTGAATAATACTGGTAACCACTGGTAGCCTGGGCTGGTACATTATAGAAAAAAATATTATTGTTGTGCTTGTTATAGTAATCAAAAGTTAGATTAACACGGCTTCTAAAAAGCTCAATGTCAGCACCAATGTCTAACTGTGGGTCACGTTCCCATCTTACATCCGAACTTGACTTTACACCACCGTTCTGAACAAAGTTATTGTAAAAATATGGCGTTATCACAGAGGTGCCGTTGTACGTAGAAGGTATACCACCCAAGCCTGTAGAGGAATAAATACTTCCAGTTGTTGATGCAAAATAGCTAGCATCATTCTGCAACGCCTGGTCTTTTACATACCAACCGCCCGGGTCTAAACCGGTAATGCCATAACTTACTCTGATTTTAGCGAAATTAGCTACGCTTTTAATCGGTTCAAAAAAGCTTTCATCAGATATGATCCATCCGGCTGAAACGGATGGGAATGTACCCCAGCGGTACTGTGAACTGTAAATTGAGCTGGCATCGCGTCGTACGCTCGCCATAAACAAATACTTGCCATCGTAATCGTAATTGAACCTTCCGTAATAAGAGGCAGTATTTTTTTGCTGATAGCTGCTGTAAGCATTTAAATTAGTACCCGATGGCACAGTAGCCGCGGTATAAATACCAGATACATTAATGCCGGCCGCAGATATATAGCTATAATACTGCTGATTGCTATATAAAGATCCACCTAAAACAAAATTTAAGTGATTCTTTTTGATCAGCTGATCATACTGCACAAAATTTTCCCAAGACCATGACGGGTTGTTATTATGAATGTCATAAGCAGTATTCAGCGTACCGTTTAAAACCTGAGGAGAGAAATAATTATAATCGTTATTATAAGTAGACATGGCATAAGTACTATGTAATGTGAGTCTCTTTGAAAGTGTATCTGTGGCTGCTATCGAGCCTACAAAGGTGAGTGCTTTGTCATCATCATAGTACTGCTTTTTACCGCTATAGGCATTGACCTGGGCATCGTTCAGCTGAACATTAGAAGTAGGGAAACCCCAGGAGGCAAACAGGTTATCGCCCAGGCCGCCTGCTCCGTGGCTTTGCTTTTGCTGCGCCATCAAAATATCTACAGATAGGTTCAACTTGTTAACCGGGTGGACAGACAAGGTTAAATGTGGTGTAATTTTTTCAAGTTCGTAACCATTGATAACACCCTGCTCATTGTAATGATTTAAAGATAACCGGTATTGTGTGGTTCCGGTTATACCAGCCACACTCAGATCCTGGCTATTCGTAATAGATGATGACCTGATTAAAAGCCCCTGCCAGTCTACATTGTTATTAAAAGCCCTGTTTAAAGAGTCTGTTAACGACAGCGGAATAGAGCCTTGTTGTTTGTATAAATAGGGAAGGCCCTGTTGTATAATTTGTAGTTTAAGGTTTCGCTCAGCTTGTCCGGTAACCACATCTAAAAAATTAGGGTGCGAAGAGTAACCCACAAATGCATTAAAGTTTACTTGCGGTTTGCCGCGACTGGCACTTTTAGTTTTTACTATAATTACGCCATTACCGCCTCTCGCGCCGTAGATGGCTGCGGCTGAAGCATCTTTAAGTACGTCAATAGATTCTATATCCTGAGGGTTGATAAAGCTCAAAGGGTCATTATTTCCATATGATGTTCCAATGGCGTTAACATCATATATAATACCGTCTATTACATATAATGGCCCACTGTTGCCTCCGTTCGCGTTTGCATAATCTACGTTTGAGCTACCGCGTATAACGATGCTTGGTTTTTGACCCAACTCCCCACTCGATGATAGTACGCTAACACCGGGTAATCTGCCTTGAAGCAGCTGGTCAAAGCTTGATTCTGGCTGATTGGCAATGTCCGCTCCTTTAATTGATGATATGGCCGCCGTTACATTACGCCGCTTTTGCGTCGTATAACCAATTACAACCTCTTGTAATGCATGTGCCTGAGCAGGTAATATAATGGCAACTTCATTTGAGGGAGGGACAGTTCGCTCTACTATTGTATATCCAATAAGTGATATAGTGATTTTTCCAGATGTGCCTTTTAATCTGAGCACAAATTGTCCATCGGCATTTGCTGTTGTGCCATTTGAATTGACGCCAACTTCTATTATTGTTGCACCGGACAATGTTTGTCCGTCAGAATCTTTGACAGTTCCCTTAATTGTCCTTACCGTAGTCTGTGCATAAACACAGGTAAAAAAATCAGCAAGACTGCAAAAAAACATTAACAGTAAAATTTTTCTCATATGATTTTATTAAGATTTTAATTATATACAGGTCTATACAGATAAAATGTATAAAAAAAGTATATTAAAGAAACGCATATATGCCGGCCTTTTCAGATATGCATTACTTTCAACGAGTTGCTGCAGGATTTTCCTATGCTAGTGCAACTGTTTTATAAAATTAACTAAGTAAAAAGGTCATCTGAGTACTTGAA encodes the following:
- a CDS encoding SusC/RagA family TonB-linked outer membrane protein — translated: MRKILLLMFFCSLADFFTCVYAQTTVRTIKGTVKDSDGQTLSGATIIEVGVNSNGTTANADGQFVLRLKGTSGKITISLIGYTIVERTVPPSNEVAIILPAQAHALQEVVIGYTTQKRRNVTAAISSIKGADIANQPESSFDQLLQGRLPGVSVLSSSGELGQKPSIVIRGSSNVDYANANGGNSGPLYVIDGIIYDVNAIGTSYGNNDPLSFINPQDIESIDVLKDASAAAIYGARGGNGVIIVKTKSASRGKPQVNFNAFVGYSSHPNFLDVVTGQAERNLKLQIIQQGLPYLYKQQGSIPLSLTDSLNRAFNNNVDWQGLLIRSSSITNSQDLSVAGITGTTQYRLSLNHYNEQGVINGYELEKITPHLTLSVHPVNKLNLSVDILMAQQKQSHGAGGLGDNLFASWGFPTSNVQLNDAQVNAYSGKKQYYDDDKALTFVGSIAATDTLSKRLTLHSTYAMSTYNNDYNYFSPQVLNGTLNTAYDIHNNNPSWSWENFVQYDQLIKKNHLNFVLGGSLYSNQQYYSYISAAGINVSGIYTAATVPSGTNLNAYSSYQQKNTASYYGRFNYDYDGKYLFMASVRRDASSIYSSQYRWGTFPSVSAGWIISDESFFEPIKSVANFAKIRVSYGITGLDPGGWYVKDQALQNDASYFASTTGSIYSSTGLGGIPSTYNGTSVITPYFYNNFVQNGGVKSSSDVRWERDPQLDIGADIELFRSRVNLTFDYYNKHNNNIFFYNVPAQATSGYQYYSGNYVSLRNAGWEAATNINVLGPKSNFKWMLNLNVSFNSNVVTQLPNNNRDFLFGPAWFYKTLTVGRPIFSYRVYKTNGVYPTDASVPTDPVTGQKETFNGATLHGGDPRYVDVNGDYNITNDDKVNAGDPNPKYTGGFGSNFSFKGFSLGFFCSYVFGRTIINGALSDELNGSTTFNNYTGWNGVAGPAAYPNILSQFWQTPGQNAKYARLIYPTGTGMDPWNVGTDYFLRSGNFVKLRNVTLGYELPKTWLNNTGIKRLNVYVMGQNLWMWKAAKDIPDPELVDPTTGSSNTVYPTVAKFTLGASLTL